The nucleotide window GAGATTAGGTGAGAAATCaaacaattagaaaggcaaagagAAAATATGAAATTAAATTGTCATGCAATatggatagaaactagaagcaggggtagcctgttcagcctttccagcctgctctgccattcatttcgatcatgactgatcaccaaattcaatatcctgaatcctcctttcccccatatcccttcagccccaagagctgtatctaatttcttcttgaaattagacaacgttttggcctcaactactttgagatagtgaattccacacattcaccaccctctgggtgaagaaatttctcctcacttcagttataaaaggtttaccctttatcctcaaactatgatccctcgttctggactcccccacaattggAAGCatgctttctgaatctatcctgtctaaccctgttagaactttataagtttctatgagatcccttctcactcttctaaactccaatgaacataatcctaatcgactttaTATccatcctcatatgacagacatcccatctcaggaatcagtctggtaaaccttcagtgtattccctctaaagcaaggacatccttccacacaatacttcaggtgtggcctcaccaataccttgcataaatgcagcaaaacatccctattatcaaatcttctcactatgaaggtcaacataccatttgccttgtttactgcctgctgtacctgcacgtttactttcagcgactgatgcacaaggacaccaaggtctcgttgagaatccatttctctcaatttacatccaagtaataatctgttttcctattattactaccaaagtggataacctcacatttatccacattaatctgcatctgccatgcagatactcacacacacagcctgtccaaatcaggctgaagcatctctgcatccgcctacaactcatcctcccacccaactttgcatcatctgcaaatttggagatagtacatttcgttccctcttccaaatcattaatacataatgtgaacagttggggtcctagcacagatccctgcggaatcccacaagtcactgactgccaatcagaaaaagaccctttatgccaactctttgcttcctgtctgctcaccagctttctatccatttcaacatattacctgcaatcccatgtgctttaactttacatagtagtctgttatgtgagaccctgtcaaaaaccttctgaaagtctaaataagtaacatcctcaaagaattccaatagtttcgtcaagcatgatttcccttgcgtaaatccatgctgactttgtctgattataccagtcttccaaatgccgagttacgAAATCCTCGATAagagactctagcaacttccccattaCCAAAGttgggctcactggtctgtagttccctgttttctctcgaccTCCTTTTTTGAATTGTGGGCTTACCTACCCTCCAATTTTTAGGAACAATCCCAGAGTCcatagaattttggaaaataaccatcagtggatctactatttccagggccacttccttaaatactctgggatgaagattatcaggacctaggAATTTTTCCACCTtctatcccatcaattttcccaaaaccatttctctactacctccttcagctcttcactaaaacatgtttctctcagtacCTCTGGTACGTCattcatcttcctttgtgaagactgaagcaaagtacaaatttaattccttagCCATTGCTTTAttcccccattatgaattctcctgtttgacTGTAACTGGTAAATATTTCACAGGAACATAAAAATGAAAGTTGGAATTAAAACTCAGCCACCAAGGAATGGACCAGATAAaaatgatagagtcatagagatagacagcacggaaacaggcctttcggcccaattcgtccatgctgaccaggtttcctaaactgaacttctCTGAACTagtccatttgcctgcgtttagcccatatccctctaaaccttttctaTCTATGTATTTCCtatctctcagcttaaacctatgctctctggtTTTGGACCCTCCCTACCTTGGGGAAAAAAACCTTTGTTATtcacttatctatgcccctcatgattttacaaacctctaaggtcacccctcatcctcctacagaCCAGGGAAAAAATATCAGCTTCAcctacccaggtcccatccccttggcactacctggccctggtgggcactgccagtgtgccaggctgcctggtgggcagtgccagcacAGGGCActgctccccccactcccaatcTTCTGAGGGGCCTCAATTGCCTTCGGTCCCACCAGCATGGCCATCATACCTGATCCCCGTTGCTTGGTATCAGCTGTGATCTCCACTAGTGTGGACCTCCACCAGCAAGGTCGGAAAcctaagtgagcccagacaataccATCCCGGACTCACCAAACTGATTTAAATTGAGTCATGAGTATTAATATCAGCGGCAAGCCGTTCCCCAGTGCGAGGCTGATTACGTCAATAAAAGTGGCCTCCCGCTTACATTTCCCACCCCACTATGCTACTCAACCAGCGTAGCGGGAAAATTGCGCACAACGCAGTAGATCTAGTATATTGAGATTTTCCaaagtcattcaataagatcccaaATAATTGGTCCAATGTTGGCTCAGGGTCAAGTAGCAGAATGGATAGCTAGCTGGCAGCAAGGCATAAAGAGAAAAAGGGCAGCTATTCAAATAGGCAGAAGGTGGGAAGTAAGGTCCTTCATTGGCCGATGCTGGATCCACTCAAATCACAATTTATTTTAGCATCTGAGACTTGTCATCAGAAACTATTTCTAAATTTTGGAAAGAAAAACTGAATAAACATATCACTTGGAAAATAAGATTCCAAATCCAGGATTGgagcagaggaatctgggaaAACAAACACAAATCACAAAGTAGTGACATATGTTAAGAAGGCCATTAAAAAAAACTAGGTTTATGTCGAGAGGAATAGAAGTGAAAAGTAGAGAAGTTATGCTAAATTTATATCCTACCTTGATGAGCACATTTGGAAAAGTGTGGCCTAATTAGggaaagtcaacatggctttgtgcggggCAGGTCATGCATTACTAACTTGACTTGATTTTTGGGGAGatgacgaaggtgattgatgaggatagagcagtggattttgtccacatggattttagtaaggcttttgacatgatccctcatggtaggctcatccagaagattaagatgtatGGGACCCACAGTGACTTGgttgcttggattcagaattggcttatCCATGGAAATCAGATAgtagtggaagggtatttttctggcTGGTGGtttgtgactagtggcgttccgcaaggatctgtactgggacctctgctgtttgtgatatataaatgacttggatgaaaacgtagaTAGgtgggttagcaagtttgcagatgacaaaaagataggtggagttgtggataatgtagaaggttgtcaaaggatacagtgggatatagatcATTTGCAGATAtgaacagagaaatggcagatggagtttaatgcaggcaAGTGTAaggcactttgggagatcaaatgttaagggtaagtatacagttaatagcAGGACCCTGAACAACACTGATGTAGAGAGGAATctgggggttcaagtccatagctctcCGAAAGTGGCGACACAAGTAGATAGGATGGcaaagaaggtgtatggcatgcttgcctttattggtcgggacaTTGAGCACAAGagtcagctttataaaactttggctaGGCTGCACTtatgaatattgtgttcaattatgGTCGCCACATTAAAGGAaagatggaggctttggagagggtgcagaagaagtttaccaggacgctgcctagattagagggtatgagctataaggagaggctggacatagaacaaaagaacagtacagcacaggaacaggccctttggccctccaagcctgcgccgatcacgtttacctatctaaccaactacttatatccctctattccccgtttgttcatatgtctatcaagataagtcttaaatgtggctgacgtaactgcctcaaccaccttcttggcagtgcattccaggcccccagcacgctctgtgtaaaaaaacttccaccGCACAACACcaatgaacctttccccccttatcttgaacttgtgcctccttgtaattgtcatttctgcccctggaaaaagcttccaactgttcaccctatctatacctctcaattttataaacgtctatcaggtcgcccctcagtctccatctttccagggagaacaatcccagtttattcaatctctcctcatagctaataccctccataccagacaacatcctgataaacctttctgcattctctccaaagcctctacgtcattctggtagtgtggtgaccagaattggacagtcTTCCAAATGTGACCGAacaaacgttttatataactaacataatttgccaacttttatacttgatgcgctgtctgatgaaggcaagcatgtcatatgctttctgaccaccttttccacctgtgctgccacttttctgtggacctgtactcccagatctctctgtgcgcTATGCTCCcgatagttctgccatttattttgtagcTCCCACATGAAttggatctatcaaaatgcatcatctcgcatttgtccagatgaaattccatctgccatttctttgcccagttTTCCAGTctactatatcctgctgtattctctgacaatcttcatggAGAAACAGCACCATGAGTCTTCAGATAATATTTCCATGATCTAAACATATCAAACATATCAAACCAACTCATGAAAATTAAATTTCAGTGCACTGAATTTATTCTTAACCAAAGGAAAATGGTGCCTAAAAAtgttaatggggcggcacggtagcacagtggttagcactgctgcttcacagctccagggtcctaggttcgattcccggctcgggtcgctgtctgtgtggagtttgcacattctcctcgtgtctgcgtgggtttcctccgggtgctccggtttcctcccacagtccaaagatgtgcgggttaggtttattggccaggttaaaaattgccccttagagtcctgagatgcataggttaacgggattagcgggtaaatatgtggggttagggcctgggtgggattgtggtcggtgcagactcgatgggccaaatggcctccttctgcactgtagggtttctatgatttctatgaaaatctgCCAACTTCAATCAGATTTCTCCGTATTGTACTTATTCAACAGTAAAATAATATAAACAAGGCAGTTGTAGGAACAGATTTTCTCTGTTGCATTTCCTGTGCGTCTCTGTCCAAAAAGCAGAAAGAGCTTGGAGAAACCTAACCAAATCTTTTtgcaattttgtttttaccatctgGATTCCACTACTTACCATTGTTATGTTGTTTCCATTTAATAAGATTTGGTCCAGCTTTGTGATTCTTCTGCCTTCTGGTGTGATCTCACTATAGTGGAGCAAGAATGGAAAACACTAACTAAACAGCTTAGCATTGGGAGACGCCGGGGTGGGCAcatgaagaagtctcacaacaccagattaaagtccaacaggtttatttggagagtctccactcacctaatgaaggagcagcgctccaaaagctcatgttaccaaataaacctgctggactttaacctggtgttgtgagatttcttactgtaaaCAGTTTAACAGCTACTACCTAGAATACTCTACACTGCAGTAACAGAGGGCAGATTAAAGTGCAAGGATATAAACCTCCATGTCTGCAGAGTATAGTAAGCATCAGTTTGTGTTAGCCTGTATCAGTATTGGCCATTCTTAATTGACATGCAAAACAAGCCCAATTCTCCACAAGTCAAGTATCCACAGAACAATACAAATTCTAAAAACTTACTTAAAAGGAGAACCCAGGTCATTTCTCAAAACACATTATGGTTGTTGAACTAATTTAAATAGTTTGTTGAAACTAACTGattgaaaaaaatcaaattaaactAGTTCAGCTACAATAGCTCCAAAGTATATTTTTCCAAAAGTCTTCGATGATCGAGAGATCTTTCAAAAGATTAAAATAAATTCACTGAATTGAGATTCTACAGTCACTGGATAATTAAGGCTGAACATTCTTGCCTGTGCCAGTTTCTTGTCCTAATGCTTTCTGAGACTGAAATTtaaattaactttaattttgAATTTGTTTACAAGTTGTACTTTTCAACCTCCACTAGGAGCTAAGACTGTTAGCTATCCTTATATATCAGTTACTGAACTCCAAACGATACAAAGGTGTATGAAAAACAAACTTACAATTCTGTGACATCTTCAAGCACCATATCCAAGGATTAGAGTTAAGAAATGCACATTCTGCAGTAAATAAGAATCAGTTTATTTAGATTCCCAGCAGACCCTGGAAGTTCAGGGTACCAACAGTGTTCAGATTTTTAGTGACCAGTTTAAGGCATCTACTGAAATGTTAAAAATGAGCAGAGGAATCAGTGACATCCAAGTACAACAAAGCTAAACTGAGGATTGctgcagtttgcctatcgccgcaacaggtccacagcagatgacatctccct belongs to Mustelus asterias chromosome 7, sMusAst1.hap1.1, whole genome shotgun sequence and includes:
- the lsm5 gene encoding U6 snRNA-associated Sm-like protein LSm5 isoform X2, translated to MKNDKEIVGTLLGFDDFVNMVLEDVTEFEITPEGRRITKLDQILLNGNNITMLIPGGEGPEV